One Schistocerca nitens isolate TAMUIC-IGC-003100 chromosome 1, iqSchNite1.1, whole genome shotgun sequence DNA segment encodes these proteins:
- the LOC126234355 gene encoding serine/arginine repetitive matrix protein 1-like codes for MGSRTEATTQRGESHQRRHTTQTPHRGTSHRAKASPRGSAPRQRLTERCVAPRQRRTNQHRTEATTHEGASHGSNASPGALAPKQRLNEGSRTEATPQRGESHRSNASSRRVAPKQRLIEASRTEATPHRGASHRINASPKGVAPKQRLNEGSRTEATPQRWESHRSNASTRVVAPKQRLIEGSRTESTPHRGASHRSNASPMGVAPKQRRKKGRRNAPTPHREASHQSNASPRGVTSKQRHKEGSHTEETAQRGESHRSNDSTWGVAPRQRLNVGSRTKGVAPRKRLTEGRRTAQKPHRGAPHRANASPRSFTPRQRLTEVCRTAPNPHRGASHRDNAAPISIAPNNASTWGVAPKQRLIEASRTEATPHRGESHRSNASPRGVAPKQRLTDWRRTEATPHRGESHRSNASTRGVAPKQRLNEGSRTEATPHRGESHRSNASSRRVAPKQRLIEASRTEATPHRGESHRSNASPIGVAPKQRLTEGHRTKATPQEGPSQCANAAPRSFTPRQRLTEVCRTAPNPHRGASHRDNAAPISIAQKQLRMKGHRTAATPHREHSQRSNASTRGVAPKQRLNEGSRTEATPQRGESHRSNASPRRVAPKQRHKEGSRTEATPHRGESHRSNGTKRGVAQKQRLNMGSRTEATTQRGESHQRRHTTQTPHRGTSHRAKASPRGSVPRQRLTEVSRTEATPHRGESHRSNASPRGVAPKQRRKKGRRNAPTPHRGASHRSNASPRGVAPKQRLKEGSRTEATPQRGESHQSNASTRGVAPKQRLNEGSRTKAKPQRGESHQSNASTRGVAPKQRLNKGSRTKATPQGGESHRSNDSTSASHGAIAAQGSSHRSNAARGGVARSQRRSEGRRRATLQYRGASHRANVSPRGVAPRQRQTRPYSYS; via the exons ATGGGGAGTCGCACCGAGGCAACGACTCAACGTGGGGAGTCGCACCAAAGGCGTCACACCACGCAAACGCCTCACCGAGGGACGTCGCACCGCGCAAAAGCCTCACCGAGGGGCTCCGCACCGCGCCAACGCCTCACCGAG AGGTGCGTCGCACCGCGACAACGCCGCACCAATCAACATCGCACCGAAGCAACTACGCACGAAGGGGCATCGCACGGCAGCAACGCCTCACCGGGGGCACTtgcaccgaagcaacgcctcaacgaggggagtcgcaccgaagcaacgcctcaacgaggggagtcgcaccgaagcaacgcctcatCGAGGCgagtcgcaccgaagcaacgcctcatCGAGGCGAGTCGCACCGAGGCAACGCCTCACCGAGGGGCGTCGCACCGAATCAACGCCTCACCGAAGGGcgtcgcaccgaagcaacgcctcaacgaggggagtcgcaccgaagcaacgcctcaacgatgggagtcgcaccgaagcaacgcctcaaCGAGGGTagtcgcaccgaagcaacgcctcatCGAGGGGAGTCGCACCGAATCAACGCCTCACCGAGGGGcgtcgcaccgaagcaacgcctcaccGATGGGcgtcgcaccgaagcaacgccgCAAGAAGGGCCGTCGCAACGCGCCAACGCCGCACCGAGAGGCGTCGCACCAAAGCAACGCCTCACCAAGGGGAGTCACATCGAAGCAACGGCACAAAGAGGGGAGTCACACTGAAGAAACGGCACAAAGAGGGGAGTCGCACAGAAGCAACGACTCAACGTGGGGAGTCGCACCGAGGCAACGACTCAACGTGGGGAGTCGCACCAAAGGCGTCGCACCGCGCAAACGCCTCACCGAGGGACGTCGCACCGCGCAAAAGCCTCACCGAGGGGCTCCGCACCGCGCCAACGCCTCACCTAGGAGCTTCACACCGCGCCAACGCCTCACCGAGGTGTGTCGCACCGCGCCTAACCCTCACAGAGGTGCGTCGCACCGCGACAACGCCGCACCAATCAGCATCGCACCGAA CAACGCCTCAACATGGggagtcgcaccgaagcaacgcctcatCGAGGCgagtcgcaccgaagcaacgcctcatCGAGGCgagtcgcaccgaagcaacgcctcaccgaggggcgtcgcaccgaagcaacgcctcaccGATTGGcgtcgcaccgaagcaacgcctcaccgaggggagtcacaccgaagcaacgcctcaacgaggggagtcgcaccgaagcaacgcctcaacgaggggagtcgcaccgaagcaacgcctcatCGAGGCgagtcgcaccgaagcaacgcctcatCGAGGCgagtcgcaccgaagcaacgcctcatCGAGGCgagtcgcaccgaagcaacgcctcatCGAGGCgagtcgcaccgaagcaacgcctcaccGATTGGcgtcgcaccgaagcaacgcctcaccGAGGGGCATCGCACCAAAGCAACGCCGCAAGAAGGGCCGTCGCAATGCGCCAACGCCGCACCGAGGAGCTTCACACCGCGCCAACGCCTCACCGAGGTGTGTCGCACCGCGCCTAACCCTCACAGAGGTGCGTCGCACCGCGACAACGCCGCACCAATCAGCATCGCACAGAAGCAACTACGCATGAAGGGGCATCGCACGGCAGCAACGCCTCACCGGGAGCACTCGCAACGAAGCAACGCCTCAACGAGGggagtcgcaccgaagcaacgcctcaacgaggggagtcgcaccgaagcaacgcctcaacgaggggagtcgcaccgaagcaacgcctcaccGAGGCGAGTCGCACCGAAGCAACGGCACAAAGAGGggagtcgcaccgaagcaacgcctcaccGAGGGGAGTCACACCGAAGCAACGGCACAAAGAGGGGAGTCGCACAGAAGCAACGACTCAACATGGGGAGTCGCACCGAGGCAACGACTCAACGTGGGGAGTCGCACCAAAGGCGTCACACCACGCAAACGCCTCACCGAGGGACGTCGCACCGCGCAAAAGCCTCACCGAGGGGCTCCGTACCGCGCCAACGCCTCACCGAGGTgagtcgcaccgaagcaacgcctcaccgaggtgagtcgcaccgaagcaacgcctcaccgaggggcgtcgcaccgaagcaacgccgCAAGAAGGGCCGTCGCAACGCGCCAACGCCGCACCGAGGGGcgtcgcaccgaagcaacgcctcaccgaggggagtcgcaccgaagcaacgTCTCAAGGAGGggagtcgcaccgaagcaacgcctcaaCGAGGGGAGTCGCACCAAAGCAACGCCTCAACGAGGGGAGTCGCACCAAAGCAACGCCTCAACGAGGGGAGTCGCACCAAAGCAAAGCCTCAACGAGGGGAGTCGCACCAAAGCAACGCCTCAACGAGGGGAGTCGCACCAAAGCAACGCCTCAACAAGGGGAGTCGCACCAAAGCAACGCCTCAAGGAGGGGAGTCGCACCGAAGCAATGACTcaacgt CTGCGTCGCACGGCGCCATCGCAGCACAAGGGTCGTCGCATCGAAGCAACGCCGCACGAGGAGGCGTTGCAAGAAGCCAACGCCGCTCCGAGGGCCGTCGTAGGGCGACATTGCAGTACAGAGGGGCGTCACACCGCGCCAACGTGTCGCCGAGGGGCGTCGCACCGCGCCAACGCCAGACACGGCCCTACAGCTACTCCTAG